From Excalfactoria chinensis isolate bCotChi1 chromosome 4, bCotChi1.hap2, whole genome shotgun sequence, one genomic window encodes:
- the KLHL5 gene encoding kelch-like protein 5 isoform X3, which translates to MEPCTSDEFFQALNHAEQSFKKMENYLRHKQLCDVVLVAGDRRIPAHRLVLSSVSDYFAAMFTNDVREARQEEIKMEGVEPNALWALVQYAYTGRLELKEDNIECLLSTACLLQLSQVVEACCKFLMKQLHPSNCLGIRSFADAQGCTDLHKVAHNYTMENFMEVIRNQEFLLLPATEIAKLLASDDMNIPNEETILNALLTWVRHDLEQRRKDLSKLLAYIRLPLLAPQFLADMENNALFRDDIECQKLIMEAMKYHLLPERRPMLQSPRTKPRKSTVGVLFAVGGMDATKGATSIEKYELRTNMWTPVANMNGRRLQFGVAVLDDKLYVVGGRDGLKTLNTVECYNPRTKTWSVMPPMSTHRHGLGVAVLEGPMYAVGGHDGWSYLNTVERWDPQARQWNFVASMSTPRSTVGVAILNGKLYAVGGRDGSSCLKSVECFDPHTNKWTLCAQMSKRRGGVGVTTWNGFLYAIGGHDAPASNLTSRLSDCVERYDPKTDMWTAVASMSISRDAVGVCLLGDKLYAVGGYDGQTYLNTVESYDPQTNEWTQVAPLCLGRAGACVVTVKL; encoded by the exons ATGGAGCCCTGTACATCAGATGAATTTTTTCAGGCTCTCAATCATGCTGaacaaagttttaaaaagaTGGAGAATTATCTTAGACACAAACAGCTATGTGATGTGGTGTTAGTTGCTGGTGATCGTAGAATTCCAGCTCACAG ATTGGTTCTCTCCTCCGTTTCGGACTACTTTGCAGCAATGTTTACTAATGATGTAAGAGAAGCAAGACAGGAGGAAATCAAGATGGAAGGTGTGGAACCAAACGCATTGTGGGCTCTGGTTCAATATGCATATACAG GTCGCCTTGAATTAAAAGAAGATAACATTGAGTGCCTGTTGTCTACAGCTTGCCTTCTTCAGCTGTCCCAGGTTGTAGAAGCATGCTGTAAATTCCTCATGAAGCAGCTTCACCCATCCAATTGCCTTGGAATCCGATCTTTTGCTGATGCGCAGGGTTGCACTGACTTGCACAAGGTGGCTCACAATTACACAATG gaaaatTTTATGGAAGTAATTAGAAACCAGGAATTTCTATTGCTGCCAGCCACTGAAATTGCAAAGCTTTTAGCAAGTGATGACATGAATATTCCTAATGAAGAAACGATATTGAATGCACTACTTACGTGGGTTCGACACGATTtggaacagagaaggaaagatctCAGTAAACTCCTGGCTTACATTAGACTGCCTCTTCTTGCTCCACAA tttttggcAGATATGGAAAATAATGCACTCTTTAGGGATGACATTGAGTGTCAAAAACTCATTATGGAAGCAATGAAGTACCATCTGTTGCCAGAGAGACGACCTATGTTGCAAAGTCCTCGCACCAAACCTAGAAAATCTACAGTGGGAGTGTTGTTTGCAGTTGGAGGAATGGATGCAACAAAAG GAGCTACGAGCATCGAAAAGTATGAACTTCGTACCAACATGTGGACTCCTGTTGCAAACATGAACGGACGAAGATTACAGTTTGGAGTTGCAGTCTTAGATGATAAATTGTACGTTGTTGGTGGCAGAGATGGTCTGAAAACCTTGAATACTGTGGAGTGCTACAACCCTAGAACAAAAACTTGGAGTGTAATGCCACCTATGTCCACGCATCGTCACGGTCTTG gaGTAGCTGTATTGGAAGGCCCCATGTATGCTGTAGGAGGACATGATGGCTGGAGCTACCTGAATACAGTAGAAAGATGGGATCCACAGGCTCGCCAGTGGAACTTTGTAGCTAGTATGTCAACTCCAAGGAGCACTGTTGGCGTAGCAATATTAAATGGAAA ACTTTATGCAGTTGGTGGTCGAGATGGAAGTTCTTGTCTTAAGTCGGTAGAATGTTTTGATCCTCACACAAACAAATGGACCCTCTGTGCTCAAATGTCAAAAAGAAGAGGTGGTGTAGGTGTAACTACATGGAATGGGTTCTTGTATGCCATCGGTGGTCATGATGCCCCAGCGTCAAACTTAACATCCAGGTTGTCAGACTGCGTAGAAAG gTATGATCCAAAAACAGATATGTGGACTGCTGTGGCTTCTATGAGCATTAGCAGAGATGCAGTGGGAGTATGTCTCCTTGGTGACAAGTTGTACGCTGTTGGGGGATATGATGGTCAAACATACCTTAACACAGTGGAGTCTTACGATCCCCAGACAAATGAATGGACACAG GTTGCACCATTGTGCTTAGGAAGAGCTGGAGCATGTGTTGTGACTGTGAAACTAtag